One genomic segment of Gopherus flavomarginatus isolate rGopFla2 chromosome 11, rGopFla2.mat.asm, whole genome shotgun sequence includes these proteins:
- the LOC127030829 gene encoding olfactory receptor 6N1-like, translating to MSEFQIRQSPKVHLPFRTQGEAQQELNIQILKNNERHGPQLRNLSPGHQTLRNKSSSLHTWDVQTQPTADMDWGNQTAIKEFILLGFGDLPDLQILLFLLFLVIYITTVVGNSLIIVLVVIDQHLHTPMYFFLGNLSCLEICYTSTILPRILASLLTGDKSISVNGCITQLYFFAVLAATECYLLAVMSYDRYLAICKPLHYSTLMNTRFCLQLAAGTWLNAFLAITIFILFMSQFIFCGPNEIDHFFCDPISLIKLSCGDTGLIILLDFILACVFTLPPFLLTLMSYMCILTIILRISSTTGRQKAFSTCSSHLTVVTIFYGTIMIVYMLPTLDTLRALKKVLSLCYTVLTPLINPLIYSLRNREVREALREAVSKCGFHKKNCRES from the exons ATGAGCGAGTTTCAAATTCGTCAGTCTCCAAAAGTTCACCTTCCATTCCGTACCCAGGGAGAGGCTCAACAAGAGCTGAAC ATCCAGATTCTGAAGAATAATGAGAGACACGGACCTCAGCTGAGGAACCTCAGTCCAGGTCACCAAACCCTGAGAAATAAGAGTTCTTCGCTTCACACTTGGGATGTCCAG ACTCAACCAACGGCAGACATGGACTGGGGAAACCAAACAGCCATCAaagaattcatcctcctgggattcGGGGATCTCCCTGACCTgcaaattcttctcttcctgctgttcctAGTGATCTACATCACAACAGTGGTTGGGAACAGCCTTATAATTGTGCTAGTTGTGATTGATCAGCACCTGcacacccccatgtatttcttcctagGGAATTTGTCCTGCCTGGAGATctgctacacctccaccatcttgcccaggatcctggccagtctcctgactggggacaaaAGCATCTCAGTCAATGGCTGCATCACACAACTGTATTTCTTTGCAGTTCTGGCAGCTACAGAATGCTACCTGCTAGcagtgatgtcttatgatcggtatttagcaaTATGTAAACCCCTGCACTATTCAACTCTTATGAATACCAGGTTTTGTCTCCAGTTGGCTGCTGGCACATGGTTAAATGCTTTTTTGGCTATTACCATCTTTATTTTATTCATGTCACAGTTCATATTCTGTGGCccaaatgaaattgaccatttcttttgtgatccCATATCACTGATAAAACTCTCCTGCGGAGACACAGGCCTGATCATATTGTTGGATTTCATATTAGCCTGTGTATTCACCTTGCCTCCATTTCTTCTAACCCTGATGTCCTACATGTGTATCCTCACCATCATCCTGAGAATCTCTTCCACCACCGGAAGgcaaaaggcattttccacctgctcctcgcATCTCACTGTagtgacaattttctatggaaCAATAATGATTGTGTACATGCTACCAACACTCGATACACTAAGAGCCCTAAAGAAAGTGCTCTCACTTTGctacacagtcctgactcccctgATAAACCCCcttatctacagcctgagaaacagagaggtcagGGAAGCCTTGCGTGAAGCAGTCAGTAAATGTGGCTTTCACAAAAAAAATTGCAGGGAGTCCTAG